TACAACGAGGACCACGAGTACTTCGGATACCGCATGCCGATATAGGAGGTAGAGAGATGAAGATCCGACCTGTCGTAGGAGTTGCCGTTGCCTGCAGCGCGGTGGCGGTGGCGTTCGCTCCGATCGCACAAGCCGCCGAGCCGCACGCGCAGCCGGTCGGCGAGCACATCGCGCCCACACCGTTGAAGTGCACGACGGTGAACACCGGCAGCGAGTGCATCTCCCCGGGCAACGCCCAGATCAACGACGCCCCTCCGTTCGTCGAGAACTATCCGATGTATGGCGCGTTCCCCTGGATCCTGTAGGCGGCTGACCGCCTCACCGAGGCTGTGGTTGTCGAGCGCCTCACCCGAAAAAGTGCTCGACACCTACAGTTTCGTGGGGAATCAGTAGTCGGGCGTGCTGACGTCCTGGAGTTCTTCCTCGGGTCCTGTCTGTTCGACCTGCCCGGGCATCTGGGGCATCACCGGTCCCGCCTCGTCGCCGGTGGAGGGCTGGCATTCTGCGCCGGTGACCCCCGGCGGGCATTCGTTCGCCGGCGGCAGGCCGGCCGGCGCGGGGGAGTTGGGGACGAGGACCGGCGTGCAGGTGCCGGTGTAGAGATCGCCCTCCTCACCGTGTGGGCATTCAGCGGCACCGGCCTGGACCGGCATGGCGACAGGGGCCATGGTGGCGGCCACGAACGCCGCGGCGATCAGGACCCGTCGAGCAGACAGCAGGGTCGGCATCCCGTTGCACTCCCTTCAAGATCTGTATCCGGATTCAGGAAAGCGTATCGCCGCGCGTGAGCGCACGTTGTAAAAGCTGGATGAAAACTGCATCGAAGTTCAGGAAAACGCGCGCGGCGGTCGCGGATCGTTGGCAGCATGGCGCTGTGCCCGTCAGCCGAGCCGAACGTCGCGAGAAGTTGCTGCGTGCCGCCCAGAGCGCGGTGATGAAGTACGGCGTCGACGTCCAACTCAAGCAGGTGGCAGCCGAGGCCGGGCTGACCCCGGGCGCGGTGCTCTACCACTTCCCAGACATCCAGACACTGCTGATCGAGGCCAACCGTGCCGGTATCGAGCGCTTCTACGACGCGCGACTTCGCGTGATCGAAGGTGATGCGCCACCGGACCGGAAACTCGTGACCACCATCGAGTCAGGGCTTCCGGTCGACGCCGACGACCCCGACGTCAAGCTCATGTGCGCGCTCGGCGGAGCGGCCGCTCGCCACCCCGCCTATGCCGTCATGCTGACCGCGCTGTACGACCGGCAGGTGGCGATGTATCAGGTGATCCTCGAATCCGGCGTTGCCAAGGGCATTTTCGCGCTCACATCGTCGTCACTGGCCATCGCCCGCAACATCGTGGCCCTCGAAGACGCCTACGGCTACCGAATGGTGGCACGCCACCCCAGCCTGGACGTCGACACCGCGGTCGACCTGATCTGTGACTACGCGCGGGTGGCCACCGGCCATCCGCTTCCCCGACCCGTCCGCACCTGAAGGGGCTTTCGTGACCGACCCGAATGTGACCACCTCCGCCAAGCTGACCATCATGTTCTGGCCCGAATCCGCCTACGGCCCCACCAATCAGTGCATCGGGCTGGCGGCCGTCCTGCGCGAGCGCGGTCACACGATCGTGTTCGCCGCGGAAAGCTCGTGGGCCGGCAAGCTCGCGCCGTACGGATTCATCGAGGAACTCGTGGACCTCGCCGAACCGGCCGCGGGCGCCGAGGACGAGGACCCGGGAAAGTTCTGGGCCGACTTCATCGCCGAAACCGCACCGGAGTTCCGCAAGCCGACCGTCGAACAGCTGGAGACGTTCATCCAACCGACCTACCAGGCGCTGATCGACGGCGCCAAGTACTGCGAACCACGGCTACGCCAGATCATCGAGACGCACCGGCCCGACGTCATCGTCGAGGACAACGTGGTGCTGTTCCCGGCGCTGGCCACCGCGGGTGTGCCGTTCGTGCGCATCGTCTCGTGCAGCCCGCTGGAGATCACCGGACCGCAGGTGCCGCCGCCGTTCTCCGGCCTGCCGAGCGCCGACGACTCCGAATGGGCTTCCTACCGTGCAGAATTCGACCGCACCCACCGCGCCATGTGGACCGATTTCGACGAGTGGGTGCGGGCACAGGGCGCCGAGCCGCTACCCGACCTGGAGTTCATGCCGCGCGCCAACGCCGCGAACCTCTACGTCTACCCGGCCGAGGCCGACTACACCCAGACCCGGCCGCTCGACGGCACGTGGATCCGCATGGACTCCAGCGTGCGCGAGACCGACGAGGACTACACCGTGCCCGACCAACTCGCCGACCGTGGGGACGAATGCGGCCTCGTCTACCTGTCGCTGGGATCTCTCGGCGGCGCCGATGTCGAGCTCATGCAACGGCTGGTGGACGTTCTCGGCAAGACCCGGCATCGGTTCATCGTCAGCAAGGGGCCGCAGGCCGACCGCATCACGTTGGCCGACAACATGGTCGGCGCGCAGATGCTGCCGCAGACCAAGGTGATCCCGCAGGTCGACCTCGTGATCTCGCACGGCGGCAACAACACCGTCACCGAGACCCTGCATTTCGGCAAACCGTTGATCGTGCTGCCGTTGTTCTGGGACCAGTACGAAAACGCCCAGCGCATCGACGAACTCGGGTTCGGCATCCGGCTGGACACCTACCGGTTCACCGACACCGAGCTGACCGATGCCGTGGACCGCCTGCTCGCCGACACCGAGTTGCGCGCGAAGCTCGACGGCATCGGCGCCGCGATCCGATCGCGAGACGGCCTTCGGGTGGGAGCCGACGCCATCGAACGCGTCGGGCTGGAACAGCGGGCGTGATCGAACTCGACCACCTCGATCTCGGCGACGGCCGCCGTTTGGTGATCACGTCGGGCCCGGATGGTCCGGCCGCGACACCGTCGCGGCGCGACGCCGACGGTCATTGGCGGCGCGCCGAACCCGGCGACGGGGTCGCCGAGGCCATGCTCGACGTCCTGTCCGGCAATCCGGGCACCACCGAACACGGGAACTTCACGCTGATCTCGTGGGCCCCGCAGACCGCG
This genomic window from Mycolicibacterium goodii contains:
- a CDS encoding glycosyltransferase; the protein is MTDPNVTTSAKLTIMFWPESAYGPTNQCIGLAAVLRERGHTIVFAAESSWAGKLAPYGFIEELVDLAEPAAGAEDEDPGKFWADFIAETAPEFRKPTVEQLETFIQPTYQALIDGAKYCEPRLRQIIETHRPDVIVEDNVVLFPALATAGVPFVRIVSCSPLEITGPQVPPPFSGLPSADDSEWASYRAEFDRTHRAMWTDFDEWVRAQGAEPLPDLEFMPRANAANLYVYPAEADYTQTRPLDGTWIRMDSSVRETDEDYTVPDQLADRGDECGLVYLSLGSLGGADVELMQRLVDVLGKTRHRFIVSKGPQADRITLADNMVGAQMLPQTKVIPQVDLVISHGGNNTVTETLHFGKPLIVLPLFWDQYENAQRIDELGFGIRLDTYRFTDTELTDAVDRLLADTELRAKLDGIGAAIRSRDGLRVGADAIERVGLEQRA
- a CDS encoding TetR/AcrR family transcriptional regulator — encoded protein: MPVSRAERREKLLRAAQSAVMKYGVDVQLKQVAAEAGLTPGAVLYHFPDIQTLLIEANRAGIERFYDARLRVIEGDAPPDRKLVTTIESGLPVDADDPDVKLMCALGGAAARHPAYAVMLTALYDRQVAMYQVILESGVAKGIFALTSSSLAIARNIVALEDAYGYRMVARHPSLDVDTAVDLICDYARVATGHPLPRPVRT